One Manihot esculenta cultivar AM560-2 chromosome 18, M.esculenta_v8, whole genome shotgun sequence genomic window carries:
- the LOC122722352 gene encoding 30S ribosomal protein S13, chloroplastic isoform X2, which translates to MAQTLATPVAPSLSLICNGRRSNSLSTFVSLPISNPPKYIHGVGRSRARQILSDLSMQNKITKDLSEDELITLRDEVSKYMIEGDLRRFNALNIRRLKEIQCYRGVRHIQGLPCRGQRTKNNCRTLKGKRVTVAGKKKAPR; encoded by the exons ATGGCGCAAACACTGGCAACGCCTGTGGCACCTTCGCTATCACTAATATGCAACGGTCGGAGAAGTAATTCTCTCTCTACCTTCGTCTCACTTCCAATCTCAAACCCTCCTAAG TATATCCATGGAGTTGGCCGCTCAAGGGCTCGCCAAATTCTCTCTGATCTTAGCATGCAGAACAAAATCACCAAGGATTTGTCCGAGGATGAGCTCATTACTCTTCGTGATGAAGTCTCCAAGTACATGATTGAAGGCGATTTG AGACGGTTCAATGCTCTCAACATAAGGAGGTTGAAGGAGATTCAGTGTTATAGAGGGGTAAGGCATATTCAGGGTTTGCCATGCAGGGGACAGCGCACTAAGAACAATTGCCGAACCTTGAAGGGTAAGAGAGTCACTGTTGCAGGGAAAAAGAAAGCACCCCGTTAA
- the LOC122722352 gene encoding 30S ribosomal protein S13, chloroplastic isoform X1, with translation MAQTLATPVAPSLSLICNGRRSNSLSTFVSLPISNPPKIHGLSIQCARVGGVEIPNNKRIEYSLQYIHGVGRSRARQILSDLSMQNKITKDLSEDELITLRDEVSKYMIEGDLRRFNALNIRRLKEIQCYRGVRHIQGLPCRGQRTKNNCRTLKGKRVTVAGKKKAPR, from the exons ATGGCGCAAACACTGGCAACGCCTGTGGCACCTTCGCTATCACTAATATGCAACGGTCGGAGAAGTAATTCTCTCTCTACCTTCGTCTCACTTCCAATCTCAAACCCTCCTAAG ATCCATGGTTTAAGTATTCAGTGCGCACGTGTTGGAGGTGTGGAGATTCCTAACAACAAGAGAATTGAATACTCCCTTCAGTATATCCATGGAGTTGGCCGCTCAAGGGCTCGCCAAATTCTCTCTGATCTTAGCATGCAGAACAAAATCACCAAGGATTTGTCCGAGGATGAGCTCATTACTCTTCGTGATGAAGTCTCCAAGTACATGATTGAAGGCGATTTG AGACGGTTCAATGCTCTCAACATAAGGAGGTTGAAGGAGATTCAGTGTTATAGAGGGGTAAGGCATATTCAGGGTTTGCCATGCAGGGGACAGCGCACTAAGAACAATTGCCGAACCTTGAAGGGTAAGAGAGTCACTGTTGCAGGGAAAAAGAAAGCACCCCGTTAA
- the LOC110608014 gene encoding probable 6-phosphogluconolactonase 1 isoform X3, with amino-acid sequence MQFLSETHIKHFTWKLTSSAFLKMVEWSKWHVFWAEENVVAKRHPDSLFWQAKEYFLSKVPILPAHIVPVSHDLPGESAANSYEFSIRQHVRKRTVSVSPSSDCPRFDLILLNFPLSHQPVPGEDTQWVSCVSNHGSKERVILTLPVINAAAHVAIVASGPEVAPQFLDMMMGNKSIESSPARIVQPLDGKLVWFVDATAASLFLRGKGCAATSVIVLAGHTSASSPSDKPKENLENPTPAHGSNQADSSNYDGGWKYNCGCGLAPDGSWSYNWGTGSGPDGSNFGFGSGSGRSPDGGSAGYGFGFGSSGSGGGSSESYGVGTGYGCGSNGGIVSNGGGFPNFITFFFIFAIPFC; translated from the exons ATGCAATTTCTCTCagagacacacatcaaacacttCACATG GAAGCTAACGAGTTCAGCTTTCTTGAAAATGGTGGAGTGGTCGAAATGGCATGTGTTTTGGGCAGAGGAGAACGTGGTTGCTAAGAGACACCCAGATAGCTTATTCTGGCAAGCCAAAGAATATTTTCTTTCCAAG GTTCCTATACTTCCAGCTCACATTGTTCCCGTAAGCCACGACCTACCGGGAGAATCTGCAGCCAATAGCTACGAGTTCTCCATCAGGCAACATGTTAGAAAACGAACGGTCTCAGTTTCTCCATCAAGCGATTGCCCCAGATTCGACCTCATCCTTCTAAACTTTCCTCTTTCTCACCAGCCTGTGCCTGGAGAAGACACCCAATGGGTTTCATGCGTCTCGAACCATGGATCTAAAGAAAGAGTGATTCTCACGCTCCCTGTCATCAATGCTGCAGCCCACGTGGCTATTGTGGCCTCAGGCCCTGAGGTGGCCCCTCAGTTTTTGGATATGATGATGGGTAACAAGTCCATCGAGTCCAGTCCGGCCCGTATTGTCCAGCCCTTAGATGGCAAGCTGGTTTGGTTCGTAGACGCCACTGCTGCTTCCTTGTTTCTCCGCGGCAAGGGATGCGCTGCCACTTCAG TAATTGTTCTTGCAGGTCATACCTCTGCGTCATCTCCATCAGATAAGCCTAAGGAAAATCTAGAAAACCCCACGCCTGCTCACGGCAGCAACCAAGCAGACAGTTCGAACTATGATGGAGGGTGGAAATACAATTGTGGGTGTGGCTTAGCTCCTGACGGAAGTTGGAGTTACAACTGGGGAACAGGCTCAGGACCCGATGGAAGCAATTTCGGCTTTGGCTCGGGCTCAGGACGAAGCCCTGATGGTGGGAGCGCCGGATATGGCTTTGGTTTTGGCAGTTCCGGTTCTGGCGGTGGAAGCTCGGAGTCTTACGGAGTTGGCACCGGTTATGGATGTGGAAGCAATGGTGGAATTGTGAGCAATG GTGGAGGTTTCCCAAACTTCATCACTTTCTTCTTCATTTTTGCGATACCCTTCTGCTGA
- the LOC110608014 gene encoding probable 6-phosphogluconolactonase 2 isoform X2: MEEGGPELRLFDSSEELSSGLADYVHQISESAIKERGSFSLVLCGGDVPKRLGKLTSSAFLKMVEWSKWHVFWAEENVVAKRHPDSLFWQAKEYFLSKVPILPAHIVPVSHDLPGESAANSYEFSIRQHVRKRTVSVSPSSDCPRFDLILLNFPLSHQPVPGEDTQWVSCVSNHGSKERVILTLPVINAAAHVAIVASGPEVAPQFLDMMMGNKSIESSPARIVQPLDGKLVWFVDATAASLFLRGKGCAATSGHTSASSPSDKPKENLENPTPAHGSNQADSSNYDGGWKYNCGCGLAPDGSWSYNWGTGSGPDGSNFGFGSGSGRSPDGGSAGYGFGFGSSGSGGGSSESYGVGTGYGCGSNGGIVSNGGGFPNFITFFFIFAIPFC, translated from the exons ATGGAGGAAGGAGGCCCGGAACTCAGATTGTTCGATAGCAGCGAAGAGCTGTCATCAGGACTTGCTGATTACGTCCATCAAATTTCTGAGTCTGCCATAAAAGAGAGAGGTTCATTCTCTCTTGTTCTCTGCGGCGGAGATGTTCCAAAACGCTTGGG GAAGCTAACGAGTTCAGCTTTCTTGAAAATGGTGGAGTGGTCGAAATGGCATGTGTTTTGGGCAGAGGAGAACGTGGTTGCTAAGAGACACCCAGATAGCTTATTCTGGCAAGCCAAAGAATATTTTCTTTCCAAG GTTCCTATACTTCCAGCTCACATTGTTCCCGTAAGCCACGACCTACCGGGAGAATCTGCAGCCAATAGCTACGAGTTCTCCATCAGGCAACATGTTAGAAAACGAACGGTCTCAGTTTCTCCATCAAGCGATTGCCCCAGATTCGACCTCATCCTTCTAAACTTTCCTCTTTCTCACCAGCCTGTGCCTGGAGAAGACACCCAATGGGTTTCATGCGTCTCGAACCATGGATCTAAAGAAAGAGTGATTCTCACGCTCCCTGTCATCAATGCTGCAGCCCACGTGGCTATTGTGGCCTCAGGCCCTGAGGTGGCCCCTCAGTTTTTGGATATGATGATGGGTAACAAGTCCATCGAGTCCAGTCCGGCCCGTATTGTCCAGCCCTTAGATGGCAAGCTGGTTTGGTTCGTAGACGCCACTGCTGCTTCCTTGTTTCTCCGCGGCAAGGGATGCGCTGCCACTTCAG GTCATACCTCTGCGTCATCTCCATCAGATAAGCCTAAGGAAAATCTAGAAAACCCCACGCCTGCTCACGGCAGCAACCAAGCAGACAGTTCGAACTATGATGGAGGGTGGAAATACAATTGTGGGTGTGGCTTAGCTCCTGACGGAAGTTGGAGTTACAACTGGGGAACAGGCTCAGGACCCGATGGAAGCAATTTCGGCTTTGGCTCGGGCTCAGGACGAAGCCCTGATGGTGGGAGCGCCGGATATGGCTTTGGTTTTGGCAGTTCCGGTTCTGGCGGTGGAAGCTCGGAGTCTTACGGAGTTGGCACCGGTTATGGATGTGGAAGCAATGGTGGAATTGTGAGCAATG GTGGAGGTTTCCCAAACTTCATCACTTTCTTCTTCATTTTTGCGATACCCTTCTGCTGA
- the LOC110608014 gene encoding probable 6-phosphogluconolactonase 2 isoform X1 yields MEEGGPELRLFDSSEELSSGLADYVHQISESAIKERGSFSLVLCGGDVPKRLGKLTSSAFLKMVEWSKWHVFWAEENVVAKRHPDSLFWQAKEYFLSKVPILPAHIVPVSHDLPGESAANSYEFSIRQHVRKRTVSVSPSSDCPRFDLILLNFPLSHQPVPGEDTQWVSCVSNHGSKERVILTLPVINAAAHVAIVASGPEVAPQFLDMMMGNKSIESSPARIVQPLDGKLVWFVDATAASLFLRGKGCAATSVIVLAGHTSASSPSDKPKENLENPTPAHGSNQADSSNYDGGWKYNCGCGLAPDGSWSYNWGTGSGPDGSNFGFGSGSGRSPDGGSAGYGFGFGSSGSGGGSSESYGVGTGYGCGSNGGIVSNGGGFPNFITFFFIFAIPFC; encoded by the exons ATGGAGGAAGGAGGCCCGGAACTCAGATTGTTCGATAGCAGCGAAGAGCTGTCATCAGGACTTGCTGATTACGTCCATCAAATTTCTGAGTCTGCCATAAAAGAGAGAGGTTCATTCTCTCTTGTTCTCTGCGGCGGAGATGTTCCAAAACGCTTGGG GAAGCTAACGAGTTCAGCTTTCTTGAAAATGGTGGAGTGGTCGAAATGGCATGTGTTTTGGGCAGAGGAGAACGTGGTTGCTAAGAGACACCCAGATAGCTTATTCTGGCAAGCCAAAGAATATTTTCTTTCCAAG GTTCCTATACTTCCAGCTCACATTGTTCCCGTAAGCCACGACCTACCGGGAGAATCTGCAGCCAATAGCTACGAGTTCTCCATCAGGCAACATGTTAGAAAACGAACGGTCTCAGTTTCTCCATCAAGCGATTGCCCCAGATTCGACCTCATCCTTCTAAACTTTCCTCTTTCTCACCAGCCTGTGCCTGGAGAAGACACCCAATGGGTTTCATGCGTCTCGAACCATGGATCTAAAGAAAGAGTGATTCTCACGCTCCCTGTCATCAATGCTGCAGCCCACGTGGCTATTGTGGCCTCAGGCCCTGAGGTGGCCCCTCAGTTTTTGGATATGATGATGGGTAACAAGTCCATCGAGTCCAGTCCGGCCCGTATTGTCCAGCCCTTAGATGGCAAGCTGGTTTGGTTCGTAGACGCCACTGCTGCTTCCTTGTTTCTCCGCGGCAAGGGATGCGCTGCCACTTCAG TAATTGTTCTTGCAGGTCATACCTCTGCGTCATCTCCATCAGATAAGCCTAAGGAAAATCTAGAAAACCCCACGCCTGCTCACGGCAGCAACCAAGCAGACAGTTCGAACTATGATGGAGGGTGGAAATACAATTGTGGGTGTGGCTTAGCTCCTGACGGAAGTTGGAGTTACAACTGGGGAACAGGCTCAGGACCCGATGGAAGCAATTTCGGCTTTGGCTCGGGCTCAGGACGAAGCCCTGATGGTGGGAGCGCCGGATATGGCTTTGGTTTTGGCAGTTCCGGTTCTGGCGGTGGAAGCTCGGAGTCTTACGGAGTTGGCACCGGTTATGGATGTGGAAGCAATGGTGGAATTGTGAGCAATG GTGGAGGTTTCCCAAACTTCATCACTTTCTTCTTCATTTTTGCGATACCCTTCTGCTGA